The proteins below are encoded in one region of bacterium:
- a CDS encoding glycerate kinase has product MHAPELKKLRHHAREIFLAGLSAVDPERAVLRTLQREGALLHLAGETFDLNKFGRVLVLGAGKASPAMAAAVETRLVDRIAEGLIVTKDGHGRPLRKCQVLEAGHPIPDSRGEQAARRLLHLAETAQINDLVICLISGGGSALLPLPAGEITLADEQQVTELLLSHGVTIHEINTVRKHISRLKGGQLARTVYPATLVTLVLSDVIGDPLDIIASGPTVPDPSKFSDAERVLVLYGVWPKLPASVRDYLTAGCRGHAPETPKPNDPIFAKTLAHIVGCNADALSVCEMHARSLGYNTMVLSHRVQGEAREIGRFYAALLHHVVDRGQPLAAPACILAGGETTVTLRNPRGKGGRNQEMALSVALDIDGLPNCVFLSAGTDGTDGPTDAAGAFADGWTIAHARTRGMRFFSSFLRDNDSYNFFSQLGDLFITGPTGTNVMDVQIMLVS; this is encoded by the coding sequence ATGCATGCCCCCGAGCTCAAAAAACTCCGGCATCATGCCCGCGAAATTTTTCTCGCCGGCTTGAGCGCCGTGGATCCTGAAAGAGCCGTTTTGCGCACCCTGCAGCGCGAAGGCGCCCTGCTGCACCTCGCCGGCGAAACCTTCGACCTCAACAAATTCGGCCGGGTGCTGGTGCTGGGCGCCGGCAAGGCCTCGCCCGCCATGGCAGCCGCTGTAGAAACCCGCCTGGTCGATCGCATCGCCGAAGGCCTGATCGTCACCAAAGACGGCCATGGCCGGCCGCTGCGAAAATGCCAGGTGTTGGAAGCCGGCCACCCCATTCCCGACAGCCGCGGGGAGCAGGCCGCGCGCCGGCTGCTGCATTTGGCCGAGACCGCGCAGATCAATGATCTCGTCATCTGTCTCATCTCCGGAGGCGGCTCCGCGCTGCTGCCGTTGCCTGCCGGCGAAATCACCCTGGCGGACGAACAACAGGTCACCGAGTTGCTGCTCAGTCACGGCGTCACCATTCATGAGATCAACACCGTGCGCAAGCACATTTCGCGCTTGAAGGGCGGCCAGCTCGCGCGCACGGTTTATCCCGCCACCCTCGTCACCCTGGTTCTTTCCGACGTCATCGGCGATCCGCTCGACATCATCGCCTCCGGCCCGACCGTGCCGGATCCCTCCAAGTTCTCCGATGCCGAGCGCGTGCTGGTGCTCTACGGCGTCTGGCCCAAGCTGCCGGCAAGCGTGCGCGACTATCTCACCGCCGGCTGCCGCGGCCACGCGCCGGAAACGCCCAAGCCCAACGATCCGATCTTCGCCAAAACCCTGGCGCACATTGTCGGCTGCAACGCCGACGCGCTCTCCGTCTGTGAAATGCACGCGCGCAGCCTGGGCTACAACACCATGGTGCTGAGCCATCGCGTGCAGGGCGAAGCGCGCGAGATCGGCCGTTTCTATGCCGCGCTGTTGCACCACGTGGTCGATCGCGGCCAGCCCCTCGCGGCGCCGGCCTGCATTCTCGCCGGCGGCGAAACCACAGTGACGCTGCGCAATCCGCGCGGCAAGGGCGGCCGCAACCAGGAGATGGCGTTGTCGGTCGCGCTCGACATCGACGGGCTGCCCAACTGCGTGTTTCTCTCCGCGGGCACCGACGGCACCGACGGCCCCACCGATGCCGCCGGCGCCTTTGCCGACGGCTGGACCATTGCCCACGCCCGCACCCGCGGCATGCGCTTCTTCTCCAGCTTCCTGCGCGACAACGACAGCTACAACTTCTTCAGCCAACTCGGCGATCTCTTCATCACCGGCCCGACCGGCACGAATGTGATGGATGTGCAGATTATGCTGGTGAGTTGA